The following proteins come from a genomic window of Microbacterium lacus:
- a CDS encoding ABC transporter substrate-binding protein → MKRIHSAVALAAAAALALTACTADESGNEAGAPGVPQSEEEVTKLTVLVTDSPSATFLKEAGAEYTASTGIDVEFVSVPNAQLPTKMILAGQANQATFDIAQFDALTMPTIVPSGALQPLDTFIDADEAYDIDDFPDALQEYSKYEDVTYGVPLSTEPFVNFYRTDLFEELGLELPTTWEEVNEQAAEFSDAGYYGYCGYWGPALSARAYTERLYSSGGRLLDPETNEPLLSTDFAKQVMEDYVALAPFSPESTYSSGQTGATTAFTQLDCAQMVAPSGWYGVLADPTSSNVADTFSAGLPPMSDGGDFEPKHILYGWLAGVSAQSPHQQGAWDFLSFALGK, encoded by the coding sequence ATGAAGCGCATCCACAGTGCAGTGGCGCTGGCCGCGGCAGCCGCGCTCGCCCTCACGGCGTGCACCGCCGACGAAAGTGGAAACGAAGCGGGGGCTCCTGGAGTTCCACAATCGGAAGAGGAAGTGACGAAGCTCACTGTGCTGGTCACAGACAGCCCGAGTGCCACGTTCCTCAAAGAGGCAGGAGCTGAGTACACCGCAAGCACCGGAATCGACGTTGAGTTCGTATCAGTGCCGAACGCCCAACTGCCCACGAAGATGATCCTCGCGGGCCAAGCAAACCAAGCGACTTTCGACATTGCTCAGTTCGACGCCTTGACGATGCCGACGATCGTCCCCTCCGGCGCTCTGCAACCGCTGGATACCTTCATCGATGCGGATGAGGCCTACGACATCGATGACTTCCCCGATGCTCTGCAGGAGTATTCGAAGTACGAAGACGTGACCTACGGGGTGCCGCTGAGCACCGAGCCGTTCGTCAATTTCTACCGCACCGACCTGTTCGAGGAACTGGGCCTCGAGCTTCCGACCACGTGGGAAGAGGTGAACGAACAGGCGGCCGAGTTCTCGGATGCGGGCTACTACGGGTACTGCGGTTACTGGGGGCCTGCGCTGTCGGCACGGGCGTACACGGAGCGGCTGTACTCCTCGGGTGGCCGGTTGCTCGATCCGGAGACCAACGAGCCGCTGCTGAGCACGGACTTCGCAAAGCAAGTCATGGAGGACTATGTGGCCCTGGCGCCATTCTCGCCGGAAAGCACGTACAGTTCTGGTCAGACCGGTGCGACGACCGCCTTCACCCAGCTCGACTGCGCGCAGATGGTGGCCCCTTCCGGATGGTACGGAGTCCTGGCGGATCCCACGAGCTCGAATGTCGCCGACACCTTCAGTGCGGGTCTTCCACCGATGAGCGATGGCGGTGATTTCGAGCCCAAGCACATCCTCTACGGCTGGCTGGCCGGCGTGTCCGCTCAGTCGCCGCATCAGCAGGGAGCCTGGGACTTCCTCTCCTTCGCGCTCGGGAAGG
- a CDS encoding zinc-binding dehydrogenase produces the protein MTTVTGLAFPGESTVALREFDIPSPGPTEVRISVKASGICGSDLHSYIAPSGLRAPDGTTLIAGGHEPAGVVESVGSAVTGFAVGDRVLVHHILGCGTCDNCRRGYPVVCRSAARIAYGGGRNGGHAPLLLVEERSLILLPETLSFIDGAMIACGVSTAYSALLKTGVRAGDRLLVTGMGPVGLAVTLLAANMGVFVIGSDPNADRLAEATRHGLAHALSATDAAAELDALTGGFGVDAAIECSGAVPARLLCLEAAGTWGRVVYVGVGRQDLTFSPTDLVLKKLLTVRGSWVSSMAEMEEVTRLLARTGIHPDSLVSETYDLAAGEEAYRRFADGATGKLAFVYT, from the coding sequence ATGACAACTGTGACCGGTCTCGCCTTCCCTGGCGAGAGCACCGTGGCCCTGCGCGAGTTTGATATCCCCTCTCCTGGCCCGACGGAAGTGCGCATATCCGTTAAGGCGTCAGGCATCTGTGGGAGCGACCTGCACTCGTACATCGCTCCCAGCGGGCTTCGGGCACCTGATGGAACAACGCTCATCGCTGGGGGGCATGAGCCCGCCGGGGTGGTCGAGTCGGTCGGATCGGCGGTGACGGGTTTCGCTGTCGGTGACCGTGTGCTCGTGCATCACATTCTGGGATGCGGCACGTGCGACAACTGTCGACGAGGCTACCCCGTCGTCTGCCGCAGCGCCGCCCGCATCGCATACGGAGGCGGCAGGAACGGTGGACACGCGCCCCTGCTACTCGTCGAAGAGCGCTCGCTCATCCTGCTCCCAGAAACCTTGAGCTTCATCGATGGCGCGATGATCGCCTGCGGGGTGTCCACGGCATATTCGGCGTTGCTCAAAACGGGCGTGCGTGCCGGGGACCGGCTGCTCGTGACAGGAATGGGTCCTGTTGGCCTTGCCGTGACGCTGCTCGCAGCGAACATGGGTGTCTTCGTCATCGGTTCCGATCCCAACGCAGACCGGCTGGCTGAAGCGACGCGCCATGGACTGGCACATGCGTTGTCCGCAACGGATGCGGCGGCAGAACTCGACGCGCTCACCGGGGGCTTCGGCGTCGACGCGGCCATCGAATGCTCGGGGGCCGTCCCCGCGCGATTGCTTTGCCTGGAGGCGGCCGGAACCTGGGGACGCGTGGTCTACGTCGGCGTCGGAAGGCAGGACCTCACATTCAGTCCCACGGATCTCGTCCTCAAGAAGCTGCTGACCGTACGGGGGTCGTGGGTGTCGAGCATGGCCGAGATGGAGGAGGTGACCCGACTTCTCGCGCGGACCGGAATCCATCCGGACTCCCTGGTGAGCGAGACCTACGACCTGGCGGCGGGAGAGGAGGCTTACCGACGCTTCGCGGATGGCGCAACCGGAAAGCTCGCCTTTGTATATACATAA
- a CDS encoding DUF4432 family protein, with protein MSRYCLRTPTVEAVVDLGRGAEVASLTDRATGIDVLMRTPWAVSSDAVRPVPQTSPRDSEEAWMDSYSGGWQVLVPHAGPSTTVDGVERRYHGQASALEWELTRVQDSRIEAHVRLTELPFHIQRSISVNGDVVSVEDSLHNMSDQAHRYVYQHHPAFGAPFLGPMCEVELPGDDFFLISTEPGGPGGANPRHIPALDGSRLFGAVAVQGAGRARVSNPLLGLAVELSWDDPDLRYAWIWRESGASVDSRWAGGGYVYAIEPSTTPPGADNLRMLTLEPGGRRRFTVAVGLTRFIPTNATEKDKQ; from the coding sequence GTGAGCCGTTACTGCCTTCGAACGCCGACGGTCGAGGCTGTCGTCGATCTAGGTCGAGGAGCAGAAGTCGCTTCGTTGACCGACAGGGCAACCGGTATCGACGTCTTGATGCGCACGCCCTGGGCCGTCAGCTCCGACGCGGTGCGACCGGTGCCACAGACAAGCCCTCGGGACAGCGAGGAAGCCTGGATGGACTCCTACTCCGGTGGATGGCAGGTGCTCGTCCCTCACGCAGGCCCTTCGACAACCGTGGACGGGGTGGAACGGCGGTACCACGGCCAGGCGTCCGCGCTGGAGTGGGAGTTGACGCGCGTGCAGGACTCTCGGATCGAGGCCCATGTGCGGCTGACCGAACTCCCTTTCCATATTCAGAGGTCGATCAGCGTGAACGGGGACGTGGTGAGCGTGGAGGACAGTCTCCACAACATGTCAGACCAGGCTCACCGCTACGTTTACCAGCACCACCCGGCCTTCGGCGCTCCCTTTTTGGGGCCGATGTGCGAAGTCGAACTGCCTGGGGATGACTTCTTCCTCATCTCGACCGAGCCCGGGGGGCCGGGCGGGGCGAATCCCCGCCATATTCCTGCCCTCGACGGCAGTCGACTCTTCGGTGCCGTCGCCGTCCAAGGAGCGGGCCGCGCGAGGGTGAGCAATCCACTCCTCGGCCTTGCAGTGGAACTCAGCTGGGACGATCCCGACCTTCGATATGCGTGGATCTGGCGTGAGTCAGGTGCCTCCGTCGATTCCCGATGGGCCGGGGGCGGATACGTATACGCCATCGAACCGTCGACGACTCCGCCCGGTGCGGACAACTTGCGGATGCTGACCCTCGAGCCGGGCGGACGCCGTCGATTCACCGTTGCGGTGGGTCTGACTCGTTTCATCCCGACCAATGCAACGGAGAAGGACAAACAATGA
- a CDS encoding NAD-dependent epimerase/dehydratase family protein, with the protein MKVAITGALGIVGSIVSAHLSAAGHEAIRIDIRRPPAGEPGASESSVADLTDYNAARSALSGADAVVHLAAINNPRTAPEWQVHNTNVTSSYNVLSAAAELGIRRVVQASSVNAIGMAWSRQPRFDYLPVDLEHPSRTEDGYSLSKQIQELQADSLVRRHDSLSVVSLRLHAVLAHAADAQAGIDRFGLDWAVNGLFGYCTHVSVATAIEQAILVDFRGHERLWVVEPQTFSDEPTSELVRRYYSGVPLIRPLVGREALIDARRTREVLRWTPSTEGNSA; encoded by the coding sequence ATGAAGGTCGCCATCACAGGTGCTCTCGGAATAGTCGGATCTATAGTCTCCGCCCACCTCAGCGCTGCCGGCCACGAGGCTATCCGTATCGACATCCGTCGGCCGCCGGCTGGTGAGCCGGGGGCGTCCGAGTCCTCCGTAGCCGATCTGACGGACTATAACGCCGCCCGCTCCGCGCTGAGTGGCGCGGACGCCGTGGTGCACCTCGCTGCAATCAACAACCCGCGGACGGCGCCGGAGTGGCAGGTGCACAACACGAATGTGACCTCGTCGTACAACGTCCTTTCTGCCGCCGCAGAGCTCGGCATCCGTCGGGTCGTGCAAGCCTCAAGCGTCAATGCCATCGGGATGGCTTGGAGCAGGCAACCACGTTTCGATTACCTGCCCGTCGATCTTGAACATCCCTCACGGACGGAGGACGGCTATAGCCTGTCGAAACAGATTCAGGAGCTGCAGGCTGACTCACTCGTTCGCCGCCACGACTCACTTAGCGTGGTCAGCCTTCGCCTGCACGCCGTGCTGGCCCATGCTGCCGATGCACAAGCCGGTATAGATCGCTTCGGGCTTGACTGGGCTGTCAATGGTCTCTTCGGGTACTGCACCCACGTGTCGGTTGCCACCGCGATCGAGCAGGCAATCCTCGTCGACTTCCGCGGACACGAGCGGCTCTGGGTGGTGGAGCCGCAGACATTTAGCGACGAACCCACCTCCGAACTCGTCCGACGCTACTACTCCGGTGTACCGCTGATCCGACCGCTCGTCGGGCGGGAAGCACTCATCGACGCGCGTCGAACTCGCGAGGTCCTGAGATGGACACCATCAACCGAAGGGAACTCAGCGTGA
- a CDS encoding bifunctional 4-hydroxy-2-oxoglutarate aldolase/2-dehydro-3-deoxy-phosphogluconate aldolase, with amino-acid sequence MDTINRRELSVIALPGVLDGQLIIPVVTIHDASTAPHVVAALAAGGIGCVEITLRTSSALEAIAAAAATETLHVGAGTVLTAEDVDRVAEAGARFVISPGLDERVVSRATDLGLAVLPGAATATEAQRALTGGLGAVKFFPADQLGGLNAVAALAQPFPTLAFVPSGGVSPLNAARYLRHPAVPAVSGSWLAPSDVLAARDYRKIEKLSREAARLVKEVQG; translated from the coding sequence ATGGACACCATCAACCGAAGGGAACTCAGCGTGATCGCGCTACCGGGTGTTCTGGACGGCCAACTGATCATTCCTGTCGTCACGATTCATGATGCCTCGACGGCACCACACGTCGTCGCAGCGCTGGCCGCCGGCGGCATCGGCTGCGTCGAGATCACTCTCCGAACCTCTTCGGCGCTTGAAGCGATCGCCGCTGCAGCAGCGACCGAGACACTCCACGTGGGCGCAGGCACCGTTCTCACGGCGGAGGACGTCGACCGCGTCGCGGAGGCGGGCGCGCGCTTCGTCATCAGCCCCGGGCTGGACGAACGTGTGGTCTCCCGAGCTACGGACCTCGGACTTGCCGTGCTTCCGGGAGCAGCGACAGCGACGGAAGCTCAGAGAGCCCTCACCGGCGGCCTGGGCGCTGTCAAGTTCTTCCCTGCAGATCAGCTCGGCGGGCTCAACGCTGTCGCCGCGCTCGCCCAGCCGTTTCCCACATTGGCCTTCGTGCCAAGCGGCGGCGTCTCCCCGCTGAACGCAGCGCGGTATCTGCGGCATCCCGCAGTCCCTGCCGTCAGCGGGAGTTGGCTTGCACCGTCAGACGTCCTAGCTGCGCGGGACTACCGAAAAATCGAGAAGCTGAGCCGCGAGGCGGCCAGGCTCGTGAAGGAGGTGCAGGGATGA
- a CDS encoding sugar kinase — MNGGLLTLGETMALLRPTAPLALEHANELAIGVGGAESNVAIGVARLGLPSAWIGRVGDDALGRRVLRELRGESVEVHARVEVAAPTGLMIKEPVAQVTRVRYHRYGSAGSMISPEDVDEGMVRLAGVVHVTGITPAISSSAAEAVDRLIDLAHAFRVPVSFDVNHRSFLWRDRDPSPVYRRLAAKATIVFAGVEEAELLVGEGSPADLSRRLSQLGPGQAIVKLGSRGCVSYIDGNFAEVPAIGVTVVDTVGAGDAFVAGYLTGFLEGRSAAERVDLAVRCGAFACLGPGDWESSPHRSQLELLNGLGDPVLR; from the coding sequence ATGAACGGTGGGCTGCTCACCCTAGGAGAGACCATGGCGCTGCTTCGCCCCACCGCCCCCTTAGCGCTCGAACACGCCAACGAGCTGGCGATCGGCGTAGGCGGCGCTGAAAGCAACGTCGCCATCGGTGTCGCTCGGCTGGGTCTGCCATCTGCGTGGATCGGCCGCGTTGGCGACGACGCCCTTGGCCGACGAGTCCTCCGTGAACTTCGCGGGGAGTCCGTCGAAGTTCATGCACGCGTGGAGGTCGCGGCGCCCACCGGTCTCATGATCAAGGAGCCGGTCGCGCAGGTCACTCGGGTTAGGTACCACCGGTACGGCAGCGCGGGAAGCATGATCTCACCCGAGGATGTCGACGAGGGGATGGTCCGCCTCGCGGGCGTCGTTCACGTTACAGGCATCACTCCGGCGATCTCCTCCAGCGCGGCTGAAGCCGTCGATCGGCTGATCGACCTTGCGCATGCTTTCCGCGTGCCGGTGTCATTCGACGTCAATCATCGATCTTTCCTCTGGAGGGACCGAGATCCGTCACCTGTGTATAGACGTCTTGCGGCGAAGGCGACGATCGTCTTCGCCGGCGTCGAGGAGGCAGAACTCTTGGTCGGAGAAGGGTCGCCCGCGGATCTCAGCAGGCGTCTTTCTCAGCTCGGGCCCGGACAGGCGATCGTCAAGCTCGGAAGTCGCGGCTGCGTGTCGTACATCGACGGCAACTTTGCCGAAGTTCCCGCAATCGGCGTCACGGTCGTCGACACCGTTGGCGCCGGCGACGCTTTCGTTGCCGGGTATCTGACCGGGTTTCTTGAGGGCCGCTCGGCCGCCGAGCGGGTGGACCTTGCCGTGCGTTGCGGCGCGTTTGCATGCCTCGGCCCGGGTGACTGGGAGAGCTCCCCACATCGATCCCAACTCGAACTGCTTAATGGCCTGGGGGACCCGGTGCTCCGGTAA
- a CDS encoding TetR/AcrR family transcriptional regulator: MTEPAGRARRSTGQRILSDAASLFRRHGYEATTTREISEALGIKKATLYHHVSSKEDLLYRICLAALHDVEVNAKAAVEQAEARPRERIRAMIHGHTVAMLAEVDFSHTMLTDMRSLSGDRLNEVVQLRDSYQNWTESLVREAQESGDLREDVPAPHLTLALFNLLNWTMFWYRADGDLAPSQVSELLTTMFLDGASHR; the protein is encoded by the coding sequence ATGACCGAACCTGCAGGGCGGGCAAGACGTTCGACCGGTCAACGCATTCTTTCGGATGCTGCATCACTTTTTCGGCGTCACGGATACGAAGCCACTACGACGCGCGAGATCTCCGAAGCGCTGGGGATCAAGAAGGCGACGCTCTACCACCACGTCTCGAGCAAGGAAGATCTGCTCTACCGGATCTGCCTGGCCGCCTTGCATGACGTCGAGGTCAACGCGAAAGCGGCCGTCGAGCAGGCTGAGGCCCGCCCGCGGGAGCGTATTCGGGCGATGATCCACGGGCACACCGTGGCCATGCTGGCCGAAGTGGACTTCAGTCACACCATGCTTACGGACATGAGGTCGTTGTCAGGCGACCGTCTCAATGAGGTCGTGCAATTGCGCGATTCCTATCAGAACTGGACCGAGTCGCTCGTCCGCGAGGCGCAGGAGTCTGGTGACCTGCGGGAGGACGTGCCTGCGCCCCATCTGACTCTCGCACTGTTCAATCTGCTGAATTGGACGATGTTTTGGTACCGAGCGGACGGAGACCTCGCTCCCTCGCAGGTGTCCGAACTGTTAACGACGATGTTTCTGGATGGCGCGAGCCACCGCTGA
- a CDS encoding biotin transporter BioY gives MIATTRPLTRMASNVALVAAGVALVSVLAKVSFFIGPIPITGQTLAVITVGAVLGSRRGAASLATYLLIGLAGAPIFAGPVAGPAYVLAPSFGFVLGFIPAAFVAGWFAERAWDRMPWLAFVGFVAASVVPFVFGLPYMALILGPVQGNAVTVTSILAVGVVPFIIPGLIKAAVAALLIPGAWLLVRATGRTSGG, from the coding sequence ATGATCGCTACGACCCGACCGCTCACTCGCATGGCGAGTAACGTTGCCCTCGTCGCGGCTGGAGTCGCGCTTGTCTCGGTGCTCGCGAAGGTGTCCTTCTTCATCGGCCCGATCCCGATCACCGGGCAGACACTGGCCGTCATCACCGTCGGCGCGGTATTGGGATCGCGGCGCGGCGCCGCGAGTCTGGCGACCTACTTGCTAATTGGGCTCGCGGGCGCCCCTATCTTCGCGGGGCCGGTTGCCGGCCCTGCATACGTCCTTGCGCCGTCTTTCGGATTCGTCCTCGGCTTCATCCCCGCTGCCTTCGTCGCGGGCTGGTTCGCGGAGCGTGCATGGGATCGGATGCCGTGGCTTGCCTTCGTGGGCTTCGTCGCCGCGTCAGTCGTGCCCTTTGTCTTCGGGCTGCCGTACATGGCGCTCATACTCGGGCCTGTCCAGGGAAACGCGGTCACCGTGACGAGCATCCTGGCCGTGGGGGTAGTACCGTTCATCATCCCTGGTCTCATCAAAGCGGCAGTCGCTGCGTTGCTGATCCCCGGTGCGTGGTTGCTGGTCAGGGCCACCGGCCGGACATCCGGCGGTTGA